In a genomic window of Cuculus canorus isolate bCucCan1 chromosome Z, bCucCan1.pri, whole genome shotgun sequence:
- the MINAR2 gene encoding major intrinsically disordered NOTCH2-binding receptor 1-like: MHSQEAEAGAVFVITLQDRNMDFSVLPNNNHPDKFLQLEVKYLMKNSAFLQASLAKFPEAALPGEQRWHNRVYLQREKRNVTELPGLDSNKVSQEMIDKALGKHITPITLKSTIKSNPLYSDIQVDDKWEEKKKMPSWTVQDYDRHSLHSNLASHIKENPNELQFWMGDIYTPGYDTLLKKKEREKKHSKCCRIILLMVLAVCILVTIVTLSVLLT, encoded by the exons ATGCACAGCCAGGAAGCAGAAGCTGGGGCTGTTTTCGTTATTACTCTACAGGACAGAAACATGGACTTCTCCGTTTTGCCAAATAACAACCATCCTGACAAATTCCTGCAACTGGAGGTGAAGTATCTAATGAAAAACTCTGCCTTTCTACAAGCCAGCCTGGCTAAATTCCCAGAAGCAGCTTTACCCGGGGAGCAGCGGTGGCACAACAGGGTCTATTTACAG agagaaaagagaaacgTCACTGAGCTGCCAGGCTTAGACTCCAACAAGGTCAGTCAAGAAATGATAGACAAAGCCCTTGGAAAACACATTACACCCATCACCCTGAAATCCACAATCAAAAGCAACCCATTGTATAGTGATATCCAGGTGGATGACAaatgggaggagaagaaaaagatgccTTCTTGGACCGTGCAAGACTATGACAGGCACTCACTGCACTCTAACTTGGCCAGCCACATAAAG gaaaatcCTAATGAGCTGCAGTTCTGGATGGGGGATATTTATACTCCTGGGTATGATAccttgttaaaaaagaaagagagagaaaaaaagcattccaAATGTTGCCGAATCATCCTGCTCATGGTACTAGCTGTTTGCATCCTGGTTACCATAGTCACGCTTAGCGTTTTACTTACTTAG